A genomic window from Pyxicephalus adspersus chromosome 2, UCB_Pads_2.0, whole genome shotgun sequence includes:
- the LOC140323384 gene encoding uncharacterized protein: MFRVLLHFIFYCFSQIMAYDAFNNPDFLREFIEAYRSHPCLWKVKSADYSNRHMKLKAYDAMVELSKTVHPDADIKYVKQKIQNLRTVFKKEMNKIKSSQRSGAAADDIYVPKLWYFNLLSFTADQDEGRPSVCSLGEADKDAGEGTNRDAEESLDETSDLFKTPDLTSSCIEPAESSPAATTSTPMSSSQKRGKKRKNQELEKKEAYKKAMSVLHEKEDHLDGFGFYIVSKLRQMSPEQAGAVEFIMTDLVNKGMRKQLNPQFPT, from the exons atgtttagagttttgttacattttatattttactgtttttcacagatcatggcaTATGATGCTTTCAATAACCCAGACTTCCTGCGTGAGTTTATTGAagcatacaggtcccatccctgcctgtggaaggtgaagtctgcaGATTATTCAAACAGACACATGAAACTAAAGGCGTATGACGCGATGGTCGAGCTCAGCAAGACCGTTCATCCTGACGCTGacattaaatatgttaaacagaaGATTCAAAACCTGCGTACCGTGTTCAAAAAGGagatgaacaaaataaagtcttcacagcgGTCGGGTGCTGCTGCAGATGACATATATGTGCCTAAACTttggtactttaatctgttgtcattcaccgcagatcaggatgaaggtcgcccatcggtgtgcagcctgggagaagcggacaaggatgctggggaaggtacaaACCGGGATGCTgaggaaagccttgatgagacttcTGATCTTTTCAAGACACCAGacctg acttcctcctgtattgaacctgcagagagctcacctgccgCTACAACCTCGACTCCTATGAGTTCAAGtcaaaaaaggggtaaaaaaaggaaaaatcaggagctggaaaaaaaggaagcttacAAAAAAGCCATGTCCGTATTACAtgaaaaagaggatcacttggatggctttggcttTTATATAGTGTCCAAACTACGTCAGATGAGCCCAGAgcaagcaggtgctgtggagTTCATCATGACAGATTTGGTCAACAAAGGAATGAGGAAACAACTTAACCCACAATTCCCTACCTAA